The following proteins are co-located in the Microplitis demolitor isolate Queensland-Clemson2020A chromosome 3, iyMicDemo2.1a, whole genome shotgun sequence genome:
- the LOC103572071 gene encoding dnaJ homolog subfamily B member 6, which produces MVDYYKVLELTQAATAVDIKKSYRKLALKWHPDKNPDNLEESTKKFKEISEAYEVLIDEKKRKIYDQYGKEGLQIPGNKRRHDDDYNPVFNEWFVFRDPEDVFREFFQGSAFDDLFDMLNGGSGRRGGQRHGHGHPRQNSLHSPFGTLDLSLSSPFGFFGSGADCFSSFSSFSNGAPLSGSSVRKTSTSTRFVNGKKITTHKIVEGGKETITFYENDVIKSRTVNGVPQSITLNEASTSRQVNDKTVDTSSTGNNTTVRGSPSAKIPHTENLNRVKNHYHHPHTSIKHEKSKRK; this is translated from the exons ATGGTAGACTATTATAAAGTTCTTGAATTAACGCAGGCGGCCACGGctgttgatattaaaaaatc ATACCGCAAATTAGCTCTCAAATGGCATCCGGACAAGAATCCCGACAATCTTGAAGAGTCGacgaaaaagtttaaagaaaTATCAGAGGCTTACGAAGTATTGATTGACG agaaaaagagaaaaatttatgatcagTATGGAAAAGAAGGCCTGCAAATTCCTGGAAACAAACGTAGACATGACGATGACTATAATCCGGTCTTCAATGAATGGTTTGTCTTCAGAGATCCTGAAGATGTTTTCCGAGAATTTTTCCAAGGTTCAGCGTTCGACGATTTATTTGATA tgttaAATGGAGGCAGTGGTCGTCGTGGAGGCCAAAGACACGGGCATGGACATCCAAGACAAAATAGTTTACATTCACCTTTCGGTACACTCGATCTTAGTCTTTCTTCGCCTTTTGGATTTTTTGGCTCCGGTGCCGATTGTTTCTCTTCGTTCAGTAGTTTCTCAAACGGAGCACCTCTTTCCGGCTCTAGTGTACGAAAAACCAGTACTTCAACGCGATTtgtaaatggaaaaaaaattacaactcaCAA GATCGTCGAAGGTGGAAAAGAGACCATaacattttatgaaaatgacGTTATAAAATCTAGAACCGTCAATGGTGTTCCTCAATCAATAAC GTTGAATGAAGCATCGACGAGTCGTCAAGTGAATGACAAAACCGTCGACACATCATCAACGGGAAACAATACTACCGTTCGCGGTAGCCCCAGTGCTAAAATACCGCATACCGAGAACTTGAATAgggtaaaaaatcattatcatcatccgCACACAAGTATCAAGCACGAAAAAAGTAAACGAAAGTGA
- the LOC103572090 gene encoding uncharacterized protein PF3D7_1120600 isoform X1 has translation MVSPSKNHNQKQKSLVADKKIQQSHVRLQRGDKPLEKKRFYLDIKNHSLSTRFESRIKELGGSIELFLDARVTLVVSDRADKFQQQAAASSDKKKWGYTSGGSAGPPSLRSVEVPTSTWTPPTPSFNGECPLSNSTNTRGHTAQRTKSRVDAMLERALTQPQQCSVDPLDNAFNWGIPIWTTDKLQVWLDKIYASLKDTNTLKCVNRINTDKDLKVKEFKKSYVKFESFKRDTRPVFLELPVWPTFNFDGEPGTCPFDKPREIKEEEKQSNNLINKKKEMTRKPRANTATRARRSEQLVGGFCEICRCDYKDLTKHVQSDKHLTFVRNDDNFLSLDSLINAGANVEAFLKLNQPDDVEKDLYTDGNDNLHNIIRNEEVNQTNKSDLADYGVDELKMVQCNGARRKLNLNLSSPHNLRARAKHESGHLLRSKGSPWHEVDKSEKLFDKLERYTIKKRSKGTIWIEEDEAPDKCDDNDGDDDNKEPLLKDNKSTTTTTTTMVIEKSPLSELNDVRVKNKDSREQTPRKSQELSSRFDDRRDRSKKSILCPDRSISENNAKDNNNLNDDLSGKKKECPVKIVTNNDNKKLPVKDFRCNGSVVKSVIPSAQKTDNSVETFETVGSDGNNKNKSTVDSKVNDDANDKSVKSTKIFKSEENNDKEESNKTKCNRVNNNIKKIAGRSSRARRRQSVEERLIKDNRAFYKVEVIGNKLRSNTAHLNSNNHSVPVIKEVEKEVEKDEGPSSEKPVVVRFKRVRKSELSLLSDEAESFMFGDSRRDEWSNSTDWNNESGSNSSSSVVAKDTETSDGDNKPSSSSIPSSSPVPDVQQLPDPSPVKEEPAVDDDSQDSSNVGRAKKRRRTQAEALIEDNSEYYKFETPGSRLRFQSLPADIVKSQDNPLEINKCDKVPAVVEQQPASVVPEVDAEGKEVTPPSTEEKLYPSKPSAEIEKMRFSFESVPKSEPWYQTYQRQDDGAEFWHYFSESDSRKPFLLPYEIENFHENLIKLCQKNESRKRVRAQGPNGLGRSPRKSPRCHASTLAIMSTIIRKREQQQQQQQQIQQIQQQQSINMSVLNDDTRVDVNTINSDAKSSTDFELKEIVKSIDDMLNADVPFEDSFEPELDNISEEEEYQEDYKNYQQQQQDSRHQLIIASEPSGPPSNLLELLDNCRQHFNGLENSSCASSECGEVIIESPLKRRKRRKNRTGWPGIKTRKKLQCKQQVTPDVDSERENLPAKSTRTRNPDEDEEEEEEEEDGEDEDEEEEDEESRLNQQRIIERLQSSATESADSSSHDSNILPGIKDKNLNDLNESSSCQPSELDNNKNYDEVNSNDLLKKCDEEKSDEGNDENNHDNVLKQQDSRTSTKINLKSTRKRQQQRQVLDARPSSSMTIESHPEIENHDNLCRQKNSTAIISRKNNSTATGLSKRRQRENNSTRESPSADVAADGQVNEATQQSVISQLDDTQTRQVGGYKRKDSVSSSPKKKQTPALTRTKKRPRKKRNTSETSFDDENCKKPDDDDDDEMDCPLSERVILQQQRVVSTPELQQRRSSIEFQPVVRVMKIEDQVDMDHNILSVTVASNRRLRSSSSPKLNSSPPAKRYKRSKGLINRWIKNS, from the exons ATGGTATCGCCTTCTAAAAATCATAATCAGAAACAAAAATCCTTGGTggcagataaaaaaattcaacagtcAC atgTTCGTTTACAAAGAGGTGATAAgccattggaaaaaaaaagattttatcttgacattaaaaatcattcattatcAACTAGATTCGAGTCGAGAATAAAAGAACTTGGTGGC agtattgaattatttttagacgCGAGGGTGACGCTGGTTGTTAGCGATCGAGCGGATAAATTTCAACAACAAGCCGCCGCAagttcagataaaaaaaaatggggtTACACCAGTGGAGGGAGCGCGGGACCTCCCTCGCTGAGGAGTGTAGAGGTCCCAACGTCAACTTGGACGCCTCCAACGCCGTCCTTCAACGGTGAATGCCCATTGTCTAATTCAACTAATACGCGGGGCCACACTGCCCAGAGaact aaaTCGCGAGTGGATGCAATGTTGGAACGTGCTCTGACACAACCACAACAGTGTTCAGTAGATCCGCTCGATAACGCCTTCAATTGGGGCATACCTATCTGGACTACCGACAAATTACAAGTGTGGCTAGATAAGATTTATGCCTCATTAAAAGATACTAATACACTTAAATGTGTTAATCGTATAAATACTGATAAGGATCTTAAagttaaagaatttaaaaaatcatatgtCAAGTTTGAATCCTTTAAAAG aGATACAAGACCAGTCTTCCTAGAATTACCAGTCTGGCCGACATTTAATTTTGACGGTGAACCAGGTACTTGTCCGTTTGACAAACCACGAGAGATTAAAGAGGAAGAAAaacaaagtaataatttaataaataag aaaaaagaaatgacTCGTAAGCCGCGAGCTAATACTGCAACACGTGCTCGAAGATCTGAACAGCTAGTCGGTGGTTTTTGTGAAATTTGTCGGTGTGACTACAAGGATCTGACAAAGCATGTGCAGAGTGATAAGCATCTTACATTTGTTCgcaatgatgataattttttatcacttgatTCATTGATAAATGCGGGAGCTAATGTCGAGGCTTTTTTAAAGCTCAATCAACCAGATGATGTTGA aaaAGATTTGTACACCGATGGGAATGATAATCTTCACAACATAATAAGAAACGAGGAAGTTAATCAGACAAACAAGTCTGATTTAGCGGATTATGGTGTGGATGAATTGAAAATGGTCCAGTGTAATGGGGCGCGACGTAAGCTCAATCTAAATTTAAGTTCACCTCATAATTTACGTGCCCGTGCTAAACACGAGAGTGGTCATCTGTTGCGTTCAAAAGGTAGTCCGTGGCATGAAGTTGATAAAAGTGAAAAGTTATTTGATAAACTTGAACGTTATACCATTAAAAAACGATCGAAAGGCACTATTTGGATTGAAGAAGATGAAGCGCCGGACAAGTGTGATGACAATGATGGCGACGATGATAATAAGGAGCCtcttttaaaagataataaatcaaccacaacaacaacaacgacgATGGTTATAGAAAAAAGTCCACTGAGTGAGTTAAATGATGtgagagttaaaaataaagacagtCGCGAACAAACGCCTCGAAAAAGTCAAGAATTATCTTCGCGTTTTGATGATCGCCGTGATCgtagtaaaaaaagtattttgtgTCCTGATAGAAGTATTAGTGAGAATAATGCTaaagacaataataatttaaatgatgattTATCGGGTAAGAAAAAAGAGTGTCCAGTTAAAATAGTaacaaataatgataataaaaaactaccGGTTAAAGATTTTCGCTGCAATGGATCGGTGGTTAAATCAGTTATTCCGTCGGCACAAAAAACGGACAATAGTGTTGAGACATTTGAAACAGTAGGTAGTGATggcaataataaaaacaagtcAACTGTGGATAGTAAAGTTAATGATGATGCTAATGATAAATCAGTtaaaagtacaaaaatttttaaatctgaagaaaataatgacAAGGAGGAGAGTAATAAAACAAAGTGTAATcgagtcaataataatattaagaaaatagCGGGACGATCATCACGTGCACGCCGAAGGCAATCTGTTGAAGAACGTTTGATTAAAGACAATCGTGCATTTTACAAAGTCGAAGTTATAGGTAATAAATTGAGATCAAATACGGCGCATTTGAACAGCAATAATCACAGTGTGCCGGTGATTAAAGAAGTTGAGAAAGAAGTTGAAAAAGATGAGGGTCCGTCGAGTGAAAAGCCGGTTGTTGTGAGATTCAAACGGGTAAGAAAGTCTGAGTTGTCGTTATTGAGTGATGAAGCTGAGTCTTTTATGTTTGGTGACTCGAGACGTGATGAGTGGAGTAACTCGACCGACTGGAATAATGAATCAGGCAGTAATAGTAGTAGCAGCGTTGTTGCTAAAGACACTGAGACAAGTGATGGAGATAATAAACCATCTTCGTCGTCTATTCCATCATCATCGCCGGTTCCTGATGTCCAGCAACTACCAGATCCATCACCCGTAAAAGAAGAGCCTGCTGTTGATGATGATTCGCAGGATTCGAGTAATGTTGGTCGGGCTAAAAAGAGAAGACGTACCCAGGCAGAAGCGTTAATTGAAGACAACTCAgagtattataaatttgaaacacCTGGTAGTAGATTAAGGTTTCAAAGTTTGCCGGCTGATATTGTCAAAAGTCAAGATAATCCtctggaaataaataaatgtgataAAGTACCGGCAGTTGTTGAACAACAACCGGCTAGTGTTGTACCAGAAGTTGATGCTGAAGGTAAAGAAGTGACACCACCGAGTACTGAAGAAAAATTGTATCCGTCCAAACCATCGgctgaaattgaaaaaatgcgtttttcatttgaatctGTTCCTAAATCCGAGCCTTGGTATCAGACATATCAGCGTCAAGATGACGGGGCTGAATTTTGGCACTATTTTAGTGAATCTGATTCACGCAAACCATTTTTGTTGCcctatgaaattgaaaacTTTCATGAAAATCTTATTAAACTTTGTCAGAAAAATGAATCACGTAAACGAGTTCGGGCGCAGGGTCCAAATGGTCTGGGACGATCGCCTAGAAAAAGTCCACGATGTCATGCTTCGACTTTGGCTATCATGTCAACAATTATTCGTAAACGtgaacaacagcagcaacagcaacaacaaatACAACAAATACAGCAGCAACAGTCAATTAATATGAGTGTTTTAAATGATGATACTCGAGTTGAtgtaaatacaattaattcaGATGCCAAATCTAGTACTGACTTTGAGCTCAAAGAAATAGTTAAAAGTATAGACGATATGTTAAATGCAGATGTACCTTTTGAAGATTCATTTGAACCTGAATTGGACAATATTAGTGAGGAAGAAGAATATCAAgaagattataaaaattatcaacagcaacaacaagaTTCACgtcatcaattaataatagcaTCAGAACCGTCTGGTCCACCGTcaaatttacttgaattattgGATAATTGTCGGCAGCATTTTAATGGTCTTGAGAATTCATCGTGTGCTAGTTCAGAGTGTGGTGAAGTTATTATTGAGTCTCCATTAAAACGCCGTAAGAGGCGAAAAAATAGAACAGGCTGGCCTGgaataaaaacaagaaaaaaattgcagTGTAAGCAGCAAGTGACACCGGATGTTGACTCTGAGCGTGAAAATTTACCAGCTAAAAGTACGCGTACTCGTAATCCCGATGAGGatgaagaggaagaagaagaagaggaggacggtgaggatgaggatgaggaagaagaagatgaagaaagTAGATTAAATCAACAGAGAATAATTGAAAGACTGCAATCATCAGCAACTGAATCTGCAGACTCATCGTCTCatgattcaaatattttaccgggaatcaaagataaaaatttaaatgatttaaatgaatCATCGTCGTGTCAACCAAGTgaattagataataataaaaactatgaTGAAGTTAATAGtaatgatttattgaaaaagtgTGATGAGGAGAAAAGTGATGAGggtaatgatgaaaataatcatGATAATGTTTTAAAACAACAAGACAGTCGTACaagtactaaaataaatttaaaatctacgCGTAAACGTCAGCAACAGCGTCAAGTACTTGATGCTAGACCATCTTCATCAATGACAATAGAATCACATCCTGAAATTGAAAATCACGATAATTTGTGTaggcaaaaaaattcaacggCAATTATATCGAGAAAGAATAATTCAACTGCTACGGGTTTATCAAAACGACGGCAACGTGAGAATAATAGTACACGTGAATCACCGAGTGCTGATGTCGCTGCTGATGGTCAAGTAAATGAGGCAACTCAGCAGTCTGTAATATCACAACTAGATGATACTCAAACTCGTCAAGTTGGTGGTTATAAAAGAAAGGACTCTGTCAGCAGCAGTCCAAAGAAAAAACAAACGCCAGCACTCACGCGAACTAAAAAAAGACCGCGAAAGAAAAGAAATACATCGGAAACGAGTTTTGATgatgaaaattgtaaaaaaccagatgatgatgatgatgatgagatgGACTGTCCATTGTCAGAACGTGTTATTTTACAGCAACAAAGAGTTGTATCAACACCTGAACTACAACAACGACGGTCTAGCATTGAGTTTCAACCAGTTGTCAGGGTAATGAAAATAGAGGACCAGGTTGATATGGATCAcaatattttatcagttaCCGTTGCCAGTAATCGCCGATTAAGAAGTTCTAGTTCACCTAAACTTAATTCATCACCACCCGCTAAACGATACAAACGTTCTAAGGGTTTAATTAACCGGTGgattaaaaatagttga
- the LOC103572090 gene encoding uncharacterized protein PF3D7_1120600 isoform X2, which yields MLFTPVDFFIIRRRLRKTINSIELFLDARVTLVVSDRADKFQQQAAASSDKKKWGYTSGGSAGPPSLRSVEVPTSTWTPPTPSFNGECPLSNSTNTRGHTAQRTKSRVDAMLERALTQPQQCSVDPLDNAFNWGIPIWTTDKLQVWLDKIYASLKDTNTLKCVNRINTDKDLKVKEFKKSYVKFESFKRDTRPVFLELPVWPTFNFDGEPGTCPFDKPREIKEEEKQSNNLINKKKEMTRKPRANTATRARRSEQLVGGFCEICRCDYKDLTKHVQSDKHLTFVRNDDNFLSLDSLINAGANVEAFLKLNQPDDVEKDLYTDGNDNLHNIIRNEEVNQTNKSDLADYGVDELKMVQCNGARRKLNLNLSSPHNLRARAKHESGHLLRSKGSPWHEVDKSEKLFDKLERYTIKKRSKGTIWIEEDEAPDKCDDNDGDDDNKEPLLKDNKSTTTTTTTMVIEKSPLSELNDVRVKNKDSREQTPRKSQELSSRFDDRRDRSKKSILCPDRSISENNAKDNNNLNDDLSGKKKECPVKIVTNNDNKKLPVKDFRCNGSVVKSVIPSAQKTDNSVETFETVGSDGNNKNKSTVDSKVNDDANDKSVKSTKIFKSEENNDKEESNKTKCNRVNNNIKKIAGRSSRARRRQSVEERLIKDNRAFYKVEVIGNKLRSNTAHLNSNNHSVPVIKEVEKEVEKDEGPSSEKPVVVRFKRVRKSELSLLSDEAESFMFGDSRRDEWSNSTDWNNESGSNSSSSVVAKDTETSDGDNKPSSSSIPSSSPVPDVQQLPDPSPVKEEPAVDDDSQDSSNVGRAKKRRRTQAEALIEDNSEYYKFETPGSRLRFQSLPADIVKSQDNPLEINKCDKVPAVVEQQPASVVPEVDAEGKEVTPPSTEEKLYPSKPSAEIEKMRFSFESVPKSEPWYQTYQRQDDGAEFWHYFSESDSRKPFLLPYEIENFHENLIKLCQKNESRKRVRAQGPNGLGRSPRKSPRCHASTLAIMSTIIRKREQQQQQQQQIQQIQQQQSINMSVLNDDTRVDVNTINSDAKSSTDFELKEIVKSIDDMLNADVPFEDSFEPELDNISEEEEYQEDYKNYQQQQQDSRHQLIIASEPSGPPSNLLELLDNCRQHFNGLENSSCASSECGEVIIESPLKRRKRRKNRTGWPGIKTRKKLQCKQQVTPDVDSERENLPAKSTRTRNPDEDEEEEEEEEDGEDEDEEEEDEESRLNQQRIIERLQSSATESADSSSHDSNILPGIKDKNLNDLNESSSCQPSELDNNKNYDEVNSNDLLKKCDEEKSDEGNDENNHDNVLKQQDSRTSTKINLKSTRKRQQQRQVLDARPSSSMTIESHPEIENHDNLCRQKNSTAIISRKNNSTATGLSKRRQRENNSTRESPSADVAADGQVNEATQQSVISQLDDTQTRQVGGYKRKDSVSSSPKKKQTPALTRTKKRPRKKRNTSETSFDDENCKKPDDDDDDEMDCPLSERVILQQQRVVSTPELQQRRSSIEFQPVVRVMKIEDQVDMDHNILSVTVASNRRLRSSSSPKLNSSPPAKRYKRSKGLINRWIKNS from the exons atgttatttactcccgtggatttttttattataaggcGTCGGCTGCGCAAGACAATAAAT agtattgaattatttttagacgCGAGGGTGACGCTGGTTGTTAGCGATCGAGCGGATAAATTTCAACAACAAGCCGCCGCAagttcagataaaaaaaaatggggtTACACCAGTGGAGGGAGCGCGGGACCTCCCTCGCTGAGGAGTGTAGAGGTCCCAACGTCAACTTGGACGCCTCCAACGCCGTCCTTCAACGGTGAATGCCCATTGTCTAATTCAACTAATACGCGGGGCCACACTGCCCAGAGaact aaaTCGCGAGTGGATGCAATGTTGGAACGTGCTCTGACACAACCACAACAGTGTTCAGTAGATCCGCTCGATAACGCCTTCAATTGGGGCATACCTATCTGGACTACCGACAAATTACAAGTGTGGCTAGATAAGATTTATGCCTCATTAAAAGATACTAATACACTTAAATGTGTTAATCGTATAAATACTGATAAGGATCTTAAagttaaagaatttaaaaaatcatatgtCAAGTTTGAATCCTTTAAAAG aGATACAAGACCAGTCTTCCTAGAATTACCAGTCTGGCCGACATTTAATTTTGACGGTGAACCAGGTACTTGTCCGTTTGACAAACCACGAGAGATTAAAGAGGAAGAAAaacaaagtaataatttaataaataag aaaaaagaaatgacTCGTAAGCCGCGAGCTAATACTGCAACACGTGCTCGAAGATCTGAACAGCTAGTCGGTGGTTTTTGTGAAATTTGTCGGTGTGACTACAAGGATCTGACAAAGCATGTGCAGAGTGATAAGCATCTTACATTTGTTCgcaatgatgataattttttatcacttgatTCATTGATAAATGCGGGAGCTAATGTCGAGGCTTTTTTAAAGCTCAATCAACCAGATGATGTTGA aaaAGATTTGTACACCGATGGGAATGATAATCTTCACAACATAATAAGAAACGAGGAAGTTAATCAGACAAACAAGTCTGATTTAGCGGATTATGGTGTGGATGAATTGAAAATGGTCCAGTGTAATGGGGCGCGACGTAAGCTCAATCTAAATTTAAGTTCACCTCATAATTTACGTGCCCGTGCTAAACACGAGAGTGGTCATCTGTTGCGTTCAAAAGGTAGTCCGTGGCATGAAGTTGATAAAAGTGAAAAGTTATTTGATAAACTTGAACGTTATACCATTAAAAAACGATCGAAAGGCACTATTTGGATTGAAGAAGATGAAGCGCCGGACAAGTGTGATGACAATGATGGCGACGATGATAATAAGGAGCCtcttttaaaagataataaatcaaccacaacaacaacaacgacgATGGTTATAGAAAAAAGTCCACTGAGTGAGTTAAATGATGtgagagttaaaaataaagacagtCGCGAACAAACGCCTCGAAAAAGTCAAGAATTATCTTCGCGTTTTGATGATCGCCGTGATCgtagtaaaaaaagtattttgtgTCCTGATAGAAGTATTAGTGAGAATAATGCTaaagacaataataatttaaatgatgattTATCGGGTAAGAAAAAAGAGTGTCCAGTTAAAATAGTaacaaataatgataataaaaaactaccGGTTAAAGATTTTCGCTGCAATGGATCGGTGGTTAAATCAGTTATTCCGTCGGCACAAAAAACGGACAATAGTGTTGAGACATTTGAAACAGTAGGTAGTGATggcaataataaaaacaagtcAACTGTGGATAGTAAAGTTAATGATGATGCTAATGATAAATCAGTtaaaagtacaaaaatttttaaatctgaagaaaataatgacAAGGAGGAGAGTAATAAAACAAAGTGTAATcgagtcaataataatattaagaaaatagCGGGACGATCATCACGTGCACGCCGAAGGCAATCTGTTGAAGAACGTTTGATTAAAGACAATCGTGCATTTTACAAAGTCGAAGTTATAGGTAATAAATTGAGATCAAATACGGCGCATTTGAACAGCAATAATCACAGTGTGCCGGTGATTAAAGAAGTTGAGAAAGAAGTTGAAAAAGATGAGGGTCCGTCGAGTGAAAAGCCGGTTGTTGTGAGATTCAAACGGGTAAGAAAGTCTGAGTTGTCGTTATTGAGTGATGAAGCTGAGTCTTTTATGTTTGGTGACTCGAGACGTGATGAGTGGAGTAACTCGACCGACTGGAATAATGAATCAGGCAGTAATAGTAGTAGCAGCGTTGTTGCTAAAGACACTGAGACAAGTGATGGAGATAATAAACCATCTTCGTCGTCTATTCCATCATCATCGCCGGTTCCTGATGTCCAGCAACTACCAGATCCATCACCCGTAAAAGAAGAGCCTGCTGTTGATGATGATTCGCAGGATTCGAGTAATGTTGGTCGGGCTAAAAAGAGAAGACGTACCCAGGCAGAAGCGTTAATTGAAGACAACTCAgagtattataaatttgaaacacCTGGTAGTAGATTAAGGTTTCAAAGTTTGCCGGCTGATATTGTCAAAAGTCAAGATAATCCtctggaaataaataaatgtgataAAGTACCGGCAGTTGTTGAACAACAACCGGCTAGTGTTGTACCAGAAGTTGATGCTGAAGGTAAAGAAGTGACACCACCGAGTACTGAAGAAAAATTGTATCCGTCCAAACCATCGgctgaaattgaaaaaatgcgtttttcatttgaatctGTTCCTAAATCCGAGCCTTGGTATCAGACATATCAGCGTCAAGATGACGGGGCTGAATTTTGGCACTATTTTAGTGAATCTGATTCACGCAAACCATTTTTGTTGCcctatgaaattgaaaacTTTCATGAAAATCTTATTAAACTTTGTCAGAAAAATGAATCACGTAAACGAGTTCGGGCGCAGGGTCCAAATGGTCTGGGACGATCGCCTAGAAAAAGTCCACGATGTCATGCTTCGACTTTGGCTATCATGTCAACAATTATTCGTAAACGtgaacaacagcagcaacagcaacaacaaatACAACAAATACAGCAGCAACAGTCAATTAATATGAGTGTTTTAAATGATGATACTCGAGTTGAtgtaaatacaattaattcaGATGCCAAATCTAGTACTGACTTTGAGCTCAAAGAAATAGTTAAAAGTATAGACGATATGTTAAATGCAGATGTACCTTTTGAAGATTCATTTGAACCTGAATTGGACAATATTAGTGAGGAAGAAGAATATCAAgaagattataaaaattatcaacagcaacaacaagaTTCACgtcatcaattaataatagcaTCAGAACCGTCTGGTCCACCGTcaaatttacttgaattattgGATAATTGTCGGCAGCATTTTAATGGTCTTGAGAATTCATCGTGTGCTAGTTCAGAGTGTGGTGAAGTTATTATTGAGTCTCCATTAAAACGCCGTAAGAGGCGAAAAAATAGAACAGGCTGGCCTGgaataaaaacaagaaaaaaattgcagTGTAAGCAGCAAGTGACACCGGATGTTGACTCTGAGCGTGAAAATTTACCAGCTAAAAGTACGCGTACTCGTAATCCCGATGAGGatgaagaggaagaagaagaagaggaggacggtgaggatgaggatgaggaagaagaagatgaagaaagTAGATTAAATCAACAGAGAATAATTGAAAGACTGCAATCATCAGCAACTGAATCTGCAGACTCATCGTCTCatgattcaaatattttaccgggaatcaaagataaaaatttaaatgatttaaatgaatCATCGTCGTGTCAACCAAGTgaattagataataataaaaactatgaTGAAGTTAATAGtaatgatttattgaaaaagtgTGATGAGGAGAAAAGTGATGAGggtaatgatgaaaataatcatGATAATGTTTTAAAACAACAAGACAGTCGTACaagtactaaaataaatttaaaatctacgCGTAAACGTCAGCAACAGCGTCAAGTACTTGATGCTAGACCATCTTCATCAATGACAATAGAATCACATCCTGAAATTGAAAATCACGATAATTTGTGTaggcaaaaaaattcaacggCAATTATATCGAGAAAGAATAATTCAACTGCTACGGGTTTATCAAAACGACGGCAACGTGAGAATAATAGTACACGTGAATCACCGAGTGCTGATGTCGCTGCTGATGGTCAAGTAAATGAGGCAACTCAGCAGTCTGTAATATCACAACTAGATGATACTCAAACTCGTCAAGTTGGTGGTTATAAAAGAAAGGACTCTGTCAGCAGCAGTCCAAAGAAAAAACAAACGCCAGCACTCACGCGAACTAAAAAAAGACCGCGAAAGAAAAGAAATACATCGGAAACGAGTTTTGATgatgaaaattgtaaaaaaccagatgatgatgatgatgatgagatgGACTGTCCATTGTCAGAACGTGTTATTTTACAGCAACAAAGAGTTGTATCAACACCTGAACTACAACAACGACGGTCTAGCATTGAGTTTCAACCAGTTGTCAGGGTAATGAAAATAGAGGACCAGGTTGATATGGATCAcaatattttatcagttaCCGTTGCCAGTAATCGCCGATTAAGAAGTTCTAGTTCACCTAAACTTAATTCATCACCACCCGCTAAACGATACAAACGTTCTAAGGGTTTAATTAACCGGTGgattaaaaatagttga
- the LOC103572366 gene encoding mitochondrial translation release factor in rescue, with the protein MHWGLCSKTNNIKTEEEFFKYGDNLKLTDKKYYKSRVKKDFYDNIELKNSDDIQFYLEKGHFSYVPKLNEKDLEEQWVKGSGPGGSAVNKMSNCVVLKHKPSGLVVKCHQTRDVHENSKIAREIMITKLDNKLNGEQSIESQKRRLMAKDSANRTRKRSKLLELKEAFKKREGID; encoded by the exons ATGCATTGGGGATTATGTtccaaaacaaataatataaagactgaagaagaattttttaa GTACGGtgataacttaaaattaactgataaaaaatactataaatcAAGAGTTAAAAAAGACTTCTATGATAATATTGAGTTGAAAAATTCTGatgatattcaattttatttagag aaagGAC atttttcataCGTACCAAAACTCAATGAAAAAGATTTAGAAGAGCAATGGGTCAAAGGAAGTGGTCCTGGAGGCTCAGCAGTAAACAAAATGAGCAATTGTGTAGTTTTGAAACACAAACCATCAGGTCTTGTCGTAAAATGTCACCAGACACGTGATGTCCATGAAAACAGTAAGATAGCAAGAGAAATCATGATCACAAAAttggataataaattaaatggcgAGCAGTCAATCGAGAGCCAAAAAAGACGATTGATGGCCAAAGACTCAGCAAACAGAACACGAAAAAGATCTAAATTATTGGAATTAAAGGAGGCATTCAAAAAACGTGAAGgcattgattaa